A genomic region of Saccopteryx bilineata isolate mSacBil1 chromosome 1, mSacBil1_pri_phased_curated, whole genome shotgun sequence contains the following coding sequences:
- the LOC136318722 gene encoding C1GALT1-specific chaperone 1-like, whose translation MLPESSLFLKGMVLGSLFCALITMLGHIRIGYVNKMYHEHHLQAPNKEGILKISEDERLELSKKFWVYCIILVKPKEVRLSAAVKETWAKHCDKAEFFSSETVQVFESINMGTNDMWLMMRKAYKHAFHKYQDQYSWFFLVRPTTFAIIENLKYFLLKKDPSQPCYLGRTVKSGDLEYVNVEGGIVLSIESVKRLNSLLSVPEKCPEQRGMIWKISEDKQLAVCLKYGGVFAENVEDSEGKDVFNTKSVGLLIQEALTNQTNLVVEGCCSDMAVTFNGLTPNQMHVMMYGVYRLRAFGHLFSDALVFLPPNDSDND comes from the coding sequence ATGCTTCCTGAAAGCAGTTTGTTTTTGAAGGGTATGGTGCTGGGAAGCCTTTTCTGTGCCTTGATCACTATGCTAGGACACATTAGGATTggttatgtaaataaaatgtacCATGAACATCACCTGCAAGCTCCTAATAAAGAAGGCATCTTGAAAATTTCAGAAGATGAACGCCTGGAGCTCAGTAAGAAGTTTTGGGTTTACTGTATCATCCTCGTAAAACCCAAAGAAGTGCGTCTTTCGGCTGCAGTGAAGGAGACTTGGGCCAAACACTGTGACAAAGCAGAGTTCTTCAGTTCTGAAACTGTTCAAGTGTTTGAGTCGATTAACATGGGAACAAATGACATGTGGTTAATGATGAGAAAGGCTTACAAACACGCCTTTCATAAATATCAAGACCAGTACAGCTGGTTCTTCCTTGTACGCCCCACAACGTTTGCTATTATTGAAAACCTAAAGTATTTTTTGCTTAAAAAGGACCCATCACAACCTTGCTACCTAGGCCGCACTGTAAAATCTGGAGACCTTGAATATGTGAATGTGGAAGGAGGAATTGTCTTAAGTATAGAATCAGTGAAAAGACTTAACAGCCTTCTCAGTGTTCCTGAAAAGTGTCCTGAACAGAGAGGGATGATTTGGAAGATATCTGAAGATAAGCAGCTAGCAGTCTGCCTGAAATATGGTGGAGTGTTTGCAGAAAATGTAGAAGATTCTGAAGGAAAAGATGTATTTAATACCAAATCTGTTGGGCTTTTAATTCAAGAGGCATTGACTAATCAAACCAACCTGGTAGTAGAAGGATGTTGTTCAGATATGGCTGTTACTTTTAATGGACTGACTCCTAATCAGATGCATGTGATGATGTATGGGGTGTACCGGCTTAGGGCATTTGGGCATCTTTTCAGTGATGCCTTGGTTTTCTTACCTCCAAATGATTCTGACAATGACTGA
- the LOC136319684 gene encoding olfactory receptor 4C11-like — protein MATSMAMNNSVIEFILFGLTQDAGKQKAIFGIFLILYLATLSGNFLIVATIKTSRTLGGPMYFFLFYLSFADACFSTTTAPRLIVDALSQKKTISYNECMTQVFAAHFFGCMEIFVLILMAFDRYVAICKPLRYTIIMSQRVCGVLVVLAWVGSCIHSSAQIFLALQLPFCGPNVIDHYFCDLQPLLKLACMDTYVINLLVVSNSGVICMVSFIILLASYVVILYSLRNHSAEGRRKALSTCTSHFIVVVIFFGPCIFIYTRPPTTFPLDKMVAVFYTIGTPLLNPLIYTLRNAEVKKAMKKLWSRNISENLDCHWETSQN, from the exons ATGGCCACTAGTATGGCGATGAATAACAGTGTGATTGAATTCATTCTGTTTGGGTTGACACAGGATGCAGGAAAGCAGAAAGCAATATTTGGGATCTTCTTGATTCTTTACCTTGCGACACTGTCAGGGAACTTTCTCATTGTAGCGACGATTAAAACAAGCAGGACCCTAGGGGGTCCCAtgtacttcttccttttctatctGTCCTTTGCTGATGCCTGCTTCTCTACAACCACAGCCCCCAGATTGATTGTGGATGCCCTTTCTCAGAAGAAGACCATTTCCTACAATGAGTGCATGACTCAGGTGTTTGCAGCCCATTTCTTTGGGTGCATGGAGATCTTTGTGCTCATCCTCATGGCCTTTGATCGCTATGTTGCCATTTGTAAGCCCTTGCGATACACCATCATCATGAGCCAGAGAGTCTGTGGTGTGTTGGTGGTTCTGGCCTGGGTGGGCTCTTGTATCCACTCTTCAGCACAGATTTTCCTAGCTTTGCAATTACCTTTCTGTGGCCCCAATGTGATTGACCACTATTTTTGTGACTTGCAGCCCTTGTTGAAACTTGCCTGCATGGACACTTATGTGATAAATTTGCTAGTTGTTTCTAATAGTGGGGTCATTTGCATGGTGAGTTTTATAATCCTACTTGCCTCCTATGTTGTCATTCTGTATTCACTGAGAAACCACAGTGCAGAAGGAAGGCGAAAAGCCCTTTCCACatgtacctcccactttattgtgGTTGTCATATTTTTTGGCCcatgtatattcatatatacacgCCCACCAACCACATTTCCATTGGACAAGATGGTGGCTGTGTTTTATACCATCGGGACACCCTTGCTCAACCCTCTAATCTATACACTGAGAAATGCAGAGGTGAAAAAGGCCATGAAAAAGTTATGGT CTAGAAACATCAGTGAAAACTTGGACTGTCACTGGgaaacctctcaaaattaa